In one window of Gemmatimonadota bacterium DNA:
- a CDS encoding DNA-directed RNA polymerase subunit alpha produces the protein MELDLTGLILPERIEGIADPDNARNARFVIEPLERGFGHTLGNSVRRVLLSSLRGAAVWGFRIDGVVHEHQTIAGVVEDVHQVIQNLKALVVTLDDDVDETILEIRLGKAGVVTAGDIQPVSGVEIMDPDHHLFTLQEDRQLNVELHVNKGRGFVLADAHPIPRGAPVDLVRIDSIYNPVRRANFTVEETRVGQRTDFDRLTLHIETDGSVDPERAVAYAAELVRKHLEYMLYFGEGGIPEVAPPGAVAVPERLQDLFERPIEDLAELSVRSRNSLQKENIQTLGDLVQRSEDDMLRIENFGKKSLKEISDFLEEHALRFGMQLEEGEDGRLFFVEEEAGAAAGGEE, from the coding sequence GTGGAATTAGATCTCACCGGACTGATACTCCCCGAGCGCATCGAGGGCATCGCGGATCCGGACAACGCTCGGAACGCTCGCTTCGTCATCGAGCCGCTCGAGCGCGGCTTCGGCCATACGCTGGGCAACTCCGTTCGGCGTGTGCTGCTGTCGTCGCTGCGCGGCGCGGCTGTGTGGGGCTTCCGCATCGATGGCGTGGTGCATGAGCACCAGACGATCGCGGGTGTGGTTGAGGACGTTCACCAGGTGATCCAAAACCTGAAGGCGCTCGTGGTCACGCTCGATGACGACGTCGACGAGACGATCCTCGAGATCCGCCTCGGCAAGGCGGGTGTCGTCACGGCTGGTGATATCCAGCCGGTGTCCGGAGTCGAGATCATGGATCCGGATCACCATCTGTTCACGCTCCAGGAGGATCGTCAGCTCAACGTGGAGCTGCACGTGAACAAGGGTCGCGGCTTCGTGCTCGCCGACGCGCACCCCATTCCGCGGGGCGCCCCAGTGGACCTCGTACGCATCGACTCGATCTACAACCCGGTCCGCCGCGCGAACTTCACGGTCGAGGAGACCCGCGTGGGTCAGCGCACCGACTTCGATCGTCTGACCCTTCACATCGAGACCGACGGCTCGGTCGACCCGGAGCGCGCGGTGGCGTACGCCGCCGAGCTCGTTCGCAAGCACCTCGAGTACATGCTCTACTTCGGCGAGGGCGGCATTCCCGAGGTCGCGCCTCCCGGAGCGGTTGCGGTTCCCGAGCGCCTTCAGGACCTGTTCGAGCGGCCCATCGAGGATCTTGCGGAACTGTCCGTGCGCTCGCGAAACTCGCTGCAGAAGGAGAACATCCAGACGCTGGGTGATCTCGTGCAGCGCTCGGAGGACGACATGCTGCGGATCGAGAACTTCGGCAAGAAATCGCTCAAGGAGATCTCCGACTTCTTGGAGGAGCATGCGCTCCGTTTCGGCATGCAGCTCGAGGAAGGCGAGGACGGGCGCCTCTTCTTCGTGGAGGAGGAAGCCGGGGCCGCAGCGGGCGGGGAGGAGTAG
- the rplQ gene encoding 50S ribosomal protein L17: protein MRHRKKGRKLSRTASHKKATMRNMATSLFRHERIETTTAKAKELRPYAERLITLARRGDLHARRLAATKIQDREVLGKLFGDIAPRFAERPGGYTRILKLGHRKGDAAEMSLIELVN, encoded by the coding sequence GTGCGGCACCGCAAGAAGGGAAGGAAGCTCTCCCGTACCGCAAGCCACAAGAAGGCGACCATGCGCAACATGGCCACGTCGCTGTTCCGTCACGAGAGAATCGAGACGACCACCGCCAAGGCCAAGGAGCTCCGTCCGTACGCCGAGCGTCTCATCACGCTCGCGCGCCGCGGGGACCTGCATGCGCGCCGCCTTGCCGCGACGAAGATCCAGGATCGCGAAGTGCTAGGGAAGCTGTTCGGCGATATCGCTCCGCGTTTCGCGGAGCGTCCGGGTGGCTATACACGTATCCTGAAGCTGGGGCATCGGAAGGGTGACGCGGCAGAGATGTCGCTCATCGAGCTCGTCAACTAG
- a CDS encoding 50S ribosomal protein L28, with the protein MSRVCYVCNKGPGTGNNVSHAHNKTRRRWLPNLQTFKIVDEKGERRRVRVCTRCISAGKVTKAPALVVEGNP; encoded by the coding sequence ATGTCTAGAGTTTGCTACGTGTGTAATAAAGGCCCCGGGACGGGCAACAACGTGAGTCACGCGCACAACAAGACGCGGCGTCGCTGGCTGCCGAACCTTCAGACGTTCAAGATCGTCGACGAGAAGGGCGAGCGCCGTCGCGTGCGCGTGTGCACACGGTGCATCTCGGCGGGGAAGGTGACCAAGGCTCCGGCGCTGGTGGTGGAGGGGAATCCCTAG
- a CDS encoding NAD-dependent epimerase/dehydratase family protein, with product MRVLVTGGSGFIGSYLVERLLDRGDEVFVVDNLSTGSLDNLSAVRHHSDLHLNVDTILNHPMMDETVAKCDQVIHLAAAVGVRKIMERPVETITTNVRGTEIILDCCHRHGVPLFLASTSEIYGKAGGSLHEEQDRVMGSSTHRRWAYACTKMLDEFLALAYHHERGLPVIIARFFNTVGPRQAGQWGMVLPNFIASAIRGDPIQVFGTGEQLRSFCHVQDTIRAVEGLVAEEAYGEGFEDMERRQPDTTRIRELIAWVPENDLDAIIRSTVDHMRAQAAESAYAKEIR from the coding sequence ATGCGCGTCTTGGTCACGGGCGGTTCCGGTTTCATCGGATCGTACCTCGTCGAGCGTCTCCTGGATCGGGGGGACGAAGTCTTTGTGGTCGACAACCTCTCCACAGGAAGCCTCGACAACCTCTCGGCGGTGCGCCACCACTCTGACCTGCACCTCAACGTCGATACGATCCTCAACCATCCCATGATGGACGAGACCGTTGCCAAGTGCGATCAAGTGATTCACCTCGCCGCGGCTGTGGGCGTTCGCAAGATCATGGAGCGGCCTGTCGAGACGATCACCACCAACGTGCGCGGTACGGAGATCATTCTGGATTGCTGCCACCGCCACGGGGTACCGCTCTTTCTCGCGTCGACCTCGGAGATCTACGGCAAGGCGGGCGGGAGTCTGCACGAAGAGCAAGACCGGGTGATGGGGAGCTCGACACATCGGCGCTGGGCGTACGCGTGCACCAAGATGCTCGACGAGTTCCTGGCGCTCGCGTACCACCACGAGAGAGGCTTGCCGGTCATCATCGCCCGTTTCTTCAACACCGTAGGGCCTCGGCAGGCCGGGCAGTGGGGCATGGTGCTGCCGAACTTCATCGCTTCCGCGATCCGGGGCGATCCGATCCAGGTCTTCGGCACCGGTGAGCAACTGCGGTCGTTCTGTCACGTGCAGGACACGATCCGCGCGGTCGAGGGCCTGGTCGCTGAGGAGGCGTACGGCGAGGGCTTCGAGGACATGGAGCGGCGCCAGCCCGACACCACTCGCATCCGCGAGCTGATCGCATGGGTTCCGGAGAACGACCTGGACGCGATCATCCGCTCGACGGTCGATCACATGAGGGCCCAAGCGGCCGAGTCGGCTTACGCCAAGGAGATTCGGTAG